The Arachis ipaensis cultivar K30076 chromosome B07, Araip1.1, whole genome shotgun sequence genome includes a window with the following:
- the LOC107607557 gene encoding uncharacterized protein LOC107607557 yields MADFIAEMTPGNSTPESWKLHVDGSSNVTSGGAGVILESQNGVVIEQSVRYEFPVSNNQAEYEALLAGLALAREVGAKVLEVNTDSQVVSSQINGDYQTRDPLLQQYLAKVNKLKEGFERVTIQHVPRERNAIVDLLSKLASTKPGHGNKLLIQEVVKSPSVSTTTNAHLTFSNQGSWTHPILQYLLDGTLPPDPKEGKRIKREAANYTIVAGQLYKRGFSQPLLKCVEPENTEYILREIHEGCCSHHVGGKTLAQKVIWAGYFWPTVIRNSIQIVKSCDKCQRHANIHQAAPHKLSIISAERPFGTWGIDLVGPFPTAPGQLRYLIVAIDYCTKWIEAEPLASITAAQCRKFL; encoded by the coding sequence atggccgactttatcgccgaGATGACCCCAGGAAACTCCACCCCCGAATCGTGGAAACTACATGTTGACGGCTCATCGAACGTCACCTCTGGAGGTGCCGGAGTCATTCTCGAAAGTCAGAACGGAGTCGTAATCGAACAATCAGTACGATACGAATTCCCagtctcaaacaaccaggcagaatacgaggccctccTGGCAGGCCTAGCCCTAGCTCGGGAGGTCGGAGCAAAGGTCCTAGAGGTAAACACCGACTCACAGGTAGTCAGCTCCCAAATCAACGGAGACTACCAGACACGAGACCCCCTACTCCAACAGTACCTCGCCAAGGTAAACAAACTAAAAGAAGGATTCGAGCGAGTTACCATACAACATGTCCCTAGAGAACGAAACGCCATAGTAGACCTACTTTccaaactagccagtaccaaacccgGACACGGTAACAAATTGCTAATCCAGGAAGTCGTTAAGTCACCCTCCGTGTCAACAACGACCAACGCTCATCTGACATTCTCGAACCAGGGATCTTGGACCCACCCTATCCTACAATACCTCCTCGACGGAACACTGCCACCAGACCCCAAAGAGGGAAAACGAAtaaaaagggaagccgccaactaTACCATTGTCGCAGGACAGCTATACAAacgcggattctcgcaacccctgctcaaatgcgtGGAACCCGAGAacacggagtacatactccgCGAAATCCACGAAGGTTGCTGCAGCCACCATGTCGGAGGCAAAACATTAGCCCAAAAAGTCATCTGGGCaggctacttctggcccacggttATCCGGAATTCCATTCAAATAGTCAAAAGCTGCGacaaatgccaaaggcacgccaataTTCACCAAGCCGCCCCTCACAAACTCAGCATCATCTCGGCAGAACGGCCATTCGGCACCTGGGGGATCGACCTCGTCGGACCCTTCCCTACGGCACCTGGCCAACTCCGGTATCTCATCGTTGCCATAGATTACTGCACCAAATGGATCGAAGCTGAACCCTTAGCCTCCATAACGGCAGCCCAATGCCGAAAATTCCTCTAG
- the LOC107607559 gene encoding uncharacterized protein LOC107607559, with amino-acid sequence MADREFSLEALEAAFDMIWNHLDGLRIKYYGDNIYQFFFYDNEADVIRLERGLPWLFKQYVIHLRKWKVDMNIINEDYTIISTWVQLWELTEFCKTSKAARKIGGRIGRVLEVMAVKVRRGEGRIMKARIELNVTKTLKQSIKVASSNCTTHEILLRYERLGLYCSYYGFIGHEFKNCSKFLEDSQDQQQPELK; translated from the coding sequence ATGGCGGATAGAGAGTTTAGTTTGGAAGCACTGGAGGCAGCCTTTGATATGATTTGGAATCACCTAGATGGATTGAGAATCAAATACTACGGGGATAATatctatcaattttttttttacgatAATGAAGCTGATGTGATTCGATTAGAGAGGGGTTTACCGTGGTTATTTAAACAATATGTGATTCATCTAAGGAAATGGAAGGTGGATATGAATATAATTAATGAAGATTACACCATCATTTCCACATGGGTGCAACTATGGGAATTAACTGAATTCTGCAAAACTTCTAAAGCTGCAAGGAAGATTGGAGGAAGGATTGGGAGGGTTTTGGAGGTGATGGCTGTTAAAGTGAGACGAGGAGAAGGTCGGATAATGAAGGCAAGAATCGAGCTTAATGTCACTAAAACTCTTAAGCAATCAATCAAGGTGGCTAGCTCTAACTGCACTACACATGAAATTCTGCTGAGATATGAACGCCTCGGTCTTTATTGCAGTTACTATGGCTTTATTGGTCATGAGTTCAAAAACTGCAGTAAATTCCTAGAGGATTCACAAGATCAACAACAGCCAGAATTGAAATGA